A stretch of the Bacillus sp. B-jedd genome encodes the following:
- a CDS encoding cold-inducible protein YdjO-related protein: protein MFFGKRFPVEKEEEVLVSTEVYSCSDDSCIGWMRKNFVSSDLLCPMCGSAMDFGVRDLPEI from the coding sequence TTGTTTTTCGGTAAAAGGTTTCCTGTTGAAAAAGAAGAGGAGGTACTGGTCAGCACCGAGGTCTATTCATGTAGTGATGACTCTTGCATTGGCTGGATGCGTAAAAATTTTGTTTCATCTGATTTGTTGTGTCCGATGTGTGGGAGTGCGATGGATTTCGGAGTAAGGGATCTTCCTGAAATTTAA
- a CDS encoding Crp/Fnr family transcriptional regulator, producing the protein MKSFSKNPALSYELNELLKSSNRNFECTKGSYLFREGQDAAEVYIILSGKVQITKMNSEGQELLLRLCCHNDIVGELTLFTYEPKYIFNARAIEDAEIAALEINELEQALFKNSELAYEFLKWMNDHMRKTMTKFKDLVLYGKKGALYSTLIRLSNSYGVVTEKGILITVPVTTQDLANFCGTAREIVSRMLSELKRKNIISIEAKKITIHNLEYLKKENNCENCPIEYCNVD; encoded by the coding sequence ATGAAAAGTTTTTCCAAGAATCCGGCGTTATCATATGAGCTGAACGAACTTTTAAAATCATCCAACAGAAATTTCGAATGCACTAAAGGCTCCTATTTATTCAGGGAAGGGCAAGACGCAGCCGAGGTCTATATTATTTTGTCGGGAAAAGTGCAAATTACGAAGATGAACTCCGAAGGACAGGAACTACTTCTAAGGCTTTGCTGCCACAATGACATTGTCGGCGAATTAACTCTTTTCACCTATGAGCCTAAATATATCTTTAACGCCCGGGCGATCGAAGATGCCGAGATAGCCGCCTTGGAAATCAATGAACTTGAACAAGCTTTATTTAAAAATAGTGAGCTCGCATATGAATTTCTAAAATGGATGAATGACCATATGCGAAAGACAATGACCAAATTTAAAGACCTGGTGTTATACGGGAAAAAAGGAGCGTTGTATTCCACACTAATCAGACTCAGCAACAGCTACGGAGTTGTGACTGAGAAAGGGATCCTTATCACTGTCCCCGTCACAACCCAGGATCTTGCCAACTTTTGCGGCACAGCACGTGAGATAGTCAGCAGAATGCTGTCGGAATTAAAACGGAAAAACATCATCAGCATAGAGGCAAAAAAAATAACCATTCACAACCTGGAATATTTAAAAAAAGAAAACAACTGTGAAAATTGCCCGATTGAATATTGTAACGTCGACTGA
- a CDS encoding SCO family protein, translating to MRKIVIICVAAIGIGIAAGISFFIARDALAQIPGDVELQTHNNEEFRFGDDHTKVKLIEFIYTHCPDICPTTTQKMAMLKEDLKEKGVFGKEVEFITITIDPYRDTPEVMKNYMKMFEIEDDGGWLFLTGDASNLKKSHEQIRKTAEPFQFQYKDPGNGFFIHSTFTYLVNENNRFIEKFPMGNDFDKQAVLKEILDEIE from the coding sequence ATGAGAAAAATAGTGATTATATGTGTCGCTGCTATAGGAATCGGCATAGCCGCCGGCATATCATTTTTTATCGCGCGGGATGCGCTGGCACAAATTCCAGGAGACGTTGAACTCCAAACGCATAATAATGAGGAATTCCGTTTTGGGGATGACCATACAAAAGTAAAACTGATTGAATTCATCTATACCCATTGCCCGGATATTTGCCCTACGACGACCCAAAAAATGGCCATGCTTAAGGAAGACTTGAAAGAAAAAGGCGTATTTGGCAAAGAGGTTGAATTTATTACTATTACTATTGATCCGTACAGAGATACACCGGAAGTAATGAAGAATTATATGAAAATGTTTGAAATTGAGGATGATGGGGGCTGGCTCTTCCTGACTGGCGATGCCAGCAATCTTAAAAAAAGCCACGAACAGATCCGAAAAACGGCAGAACCTTTTCAATTCCAATACAAGGATCCTGGCAATGGATTTTTTATCCACAGTACATTCACTTATCTAGTCAATGAAAATAATAGATTCATCGAAAAATTTCCTATGGGGAATGATTTTGATAAACAGGCTGTCCTGAAAGAGATTTTGGACGAAATCGAGTAG
- a CDS encoding ABC-F family ATP-binding cassette domain-containing protein, translating to MITVSNVSLRFGDRKLFEDVNIKFTPGNCYGLIGANGAGKSTFLKILSGEIEAQTGTVHMGPGERMAVLKQNHYEYEEQEVLKTVIMGHTRLYEVMQEKDAIYMKENFTDEDGMKAAELEGEFAELNGWEAESEAAILLKGLGIDESLHDKKMADLSGGEKVKVLLAQALFGQPDVLLLDEPTNHLDIKAIQWLEEFLINFENTVIVVSHDRHFLNKVCTHIADLDFSKIQIYVGNYDFWYESSQLAQRMAQDANKKKEEKIKELQSFIARFSANASKSKQATSRKKLLDKITLDDIRPSSRRYPYVGFTPEREIGNDLLMVDGLTKTIDGVKVLDNISFTMNKDDKIALVGTNELAKTILFKILMGEMEPDAGTFKWGITTSQAYFPKDNSRYFENSDVNLVDWLRQFSPKDDSESFLRGFLGRMLFSGEEVLKKASVLSGGEKVRCMLSKMMLSGANVLLLDEPTNHLDLESITALNNGLINFKGSMLFASHDHQFIQTIANRIFELTPSGLVDKQMTYDEYLENKTLQEQVAKMY from the coding sequence ATGATTACAGTAAGCAATGTAAGTTTACGCTTTGGCGACAGAAAACTATTTGAAGATGTTAACATAAAGTTCACTCCTGGCAATTGCTATGGATTGATTGGAGCGAATGGTGCGGGAAAGTCGACCTTCCTTAAAATCCTATCTGGGGAAATTGAAGCCCAGACTGGGACGGTCCATATGGGGCCAGGTGAAAGAATGGCCGTTTTGAAACAGAATCATTACGAATATGAGGAACAAGAAGTCCTTAAAACGGTTATTATGGGACATACACGCCTATATGAAGTTATGCAAGAAAAAGACGCAATATATATGAAGGAAAATTTCACTGACGAGGACGGGATGAAAGCCGCCGAGCTTGAAGGTGAATTTGCCGAGCTGAATGGCTGGGAAGCTGAATCCGAGGCAGCGATTCTTTTAAAGGGCCTTGGTATTGATGAGTCCCTTCATGATAAAAAAATGGCGGACCTTTCGGGCGGAGAAAAAGTAAAAGTCCTGCTTGCCCAGGCTCTATTCGGCCAGCCGGATGTCCTGCTGCTTGACGAGCCGACAAACCATCTTGATATTAAAGCCATCCAATGGCTTGAAGAATTTCTTATCAATTTTGAAAATACAGTCATAGTTGTGTCCCACGACCGGCACTTCCTAAACAAGGTTTGTACCCATATCGCTGACCTTGATTTCAGCAAAATTCAAATCTATGTCGGCAACTACGATTTTTGGTACGAATCGAGCCAACTCGCACAGAGGATGGCGCAGGATGCAAATAAAAAGAAGGAAGAAAAAATCAAAGAGCTACAGAGCTTTATTGCCCGTTTCAGCGCGAATGCGTCTAAATCCAAACAGGCAACCTCAAGGAAAAAGCTGCTTGATAAAATTACCCTTGACGATATTAGGCCTTCATCAAGAAGATATCCATACGTCGGGTTTACTCCTGAGAGGGAAATCGGCAACGATTTGCTTATGGTTGACGGCCTGACTAAAACAATTGATGGCGTAAAGGTCCTTGACAATATTAGCTTTACAATGAATAAGGACGATAAAATTGCTCTTGTCGGAACGAATGAATTGGCTAAAACAATCTTGTTCAAAATACTGATGGGAGAAATGGAGCCAGATGCCGGAACCTTTAAATGGGGAATCACGACTTCCCAGGCTTACTTCCCGAAAGATAACTCCAGATATTTCGAAAACAGCGATGTAAATCTCGTTGACTGGCTTCGCCAGTTCTCACCAAAGGATGACAGCGAAAGCTTCCTGCGCGGGTTCCTTGGAAGAATGCTTTTTTCAGGTGAGGAAGTATTGAAAAAGGCGAGTGTCCTATCCGGTGGTGAAAAGGTCCGCTGCATGCTGTCCAAGATGATGCTTTCAGGCGCGAATGTTTTGCTTCTTGATGAACCGACAAACCATCTGGATCTGGAGTCCATCACCGCTCTCAATAATGGGTTAATCAATTTTAAAGGTTCCATGCTGTTTGCATCCCATGACCATCAGTTTATCCAGACAATCGCGAACCGTATCTTTGAATTGACGCCTTCTGGCCTTGTTGATAAGCAAATGACTTATGACGAATACCTTGAAAACAAAACGCTGCAGGAGCAAGTGGCGAAGATGTATTAA
- a CDS encoding YuzL family protein, whose translation MGKRKHDPSTIGLNSSQVEGQGTTNRETGKKERPSSNNKQKRS comes from the coding sequence TTGGGCAAAAGGAAGCATGATCCATCAACCATCGGTCTCAATTCCTCGCAAGTTGAAGGGCAGGGTACTACAAACAGGGAAACCGGCAAAAAAGAACGGCCGTCTTCCAACAACAAGCAAAAACGTTCATAA
- a CDS encoding YkuS family protein has protein sequence MAKIGVEQALTNVSQALRAKGHEVVELKQESDAADCACCVISGLDSNVMGMHDTVTKASVIEANGLTADEVCSMVENRLG, from the coding sequence ATGGCTAAAATAGGAGTGGAACAAGCACTTACCAATGTCAGCCAGGCACTTAGGGCAAAAGGACATGAGGTGGTCGAGCTGAAGCAGGAATCAGATGCTGCGGATTGTGCCTGTTGCGTGATCAGCGGTCTCGATTCGAACGTTATGGGGATGCATGATACCGTGACAAAAGCGTCGGTTATTGAGGCAAATGGGCTGACTGCGGATGAGGTTTGTTCAATGGTTGAAAACAGACTGGGTTAA
- a CDS encoding cupredoxin domain-containing protein, which produces MKFWAVKKSTVLIAFVFGLAIISAVAWWLLNAGDKVVFNPVATNKVREVHMVTGEFATTIPGGKKIEAYRWDPGTIFMEKDEKVRLIIYGVNGKEHPFRIENTSFKGTVKKGEETVLDVSFEKEGVYRLICEVHPDKEHNGPMIAYIVVD; this is translated from the coding sequence ATGAAATTTTGGGCTGTAAAGAAAAGTACTGTTCTCATTGCCTTTGTTTTCGGACTGGCTATTATTTCAGCTGTGGCATGGTGGCTGTTAAACGCTGGAGATAAAGTGGTTTTTAATCCGGTTGCCACCAACAAGGTTCGGGAAGTTCATATGGTCACAGGGGAATTTGCTACAACCATTCCGGGCGGAAAGAAAATTGAGGCTTACAGATGGGATCCAGGTACGATTTTTATGGAAAAAGATGAAAAAGTCCGACTCATTATTTATGGGGTGAACGGCAAAGAGCATCCATTCAGAATCGAAAATACTTCTTTTAAAGGAACAGTTAAAAAAGGTGAAGAAACGGTACTTGATGTCTCTTTTGAGAAAGAAGGAGTTTACAGGCTGATTTGTGAAGTCCATCCGGACAAAGAGCATAACGGCCCAATGATTGCTTATATTGTCGTAGATTAA
- the pflB gene encoding formate C-acetyltransferase, protein MAQTMLVKTDKDETVQWKGFKKGKWAKEVNVRDFILNNFTLYEGNDSFLAGATEATDKLWKQVMELTSQERENGGVLDMDTETVSTITSHGPGYLNEDLEKVVGFQTDKPFNRSMQPFGGIRMAKAACEAYGYKLNEEVERIFTDFRKTHNQGVFDAYTDEMLLARKAGIITGLPDAYGRGRIIGDYRRVALYGVDFLIEEKKKDYKSTTGVMTENNIRHREELAEQIRALGELKDLAKSYGYDISLPAANATEAFQWVYFGYLAAIKEQNGAAMSLGRVSTFLDIYMERDLKNGTLTEAEAQELVDHFVMKLRLVKFARTPDYNELFSGDPTWVTESIGGIALDGRPLVTKNSFRFLHTLDNLGPAPEPNLTVLWSTKLPENFKKYCAKMSIQTSSIQYENDDIMRPEWGDDYGIACCVSAMAIGKQMQFFGARSNLAKALLYAINGGVDEKLKIQVGPQYAPITTDTLDYNEVMKKFDNMMEWLAGLYINTLNVIHYMHDKYSYERIEMALHDSEILRTMATGIAGLSVVADSLSAIKYAEVKVLRDENGLATDFEVNGDFPKYGNNDDRVDSIAVEIVKTFMQKLKKHQTYRDSMTTMSVLTITSNVVYGKKTGNTPDGRRTGEPFAPGANPMHGRDTKGTLASLSSVAKLPYEYSLDGISNTFSIVPKALGKEEESRILNLVSILDGYAIKEGHHLNVNVFNRETLMDAMEHPELYPQLTIRVSGYAVNFIKLTREQQMDVINRTFHESL, encoded by the coding sequence ATGGCACAAACAATGCTGGTTAAAACCGACAAAGATGAAACTGTACAATGGAAAGGATTTAAGAAAGGCAAGTGGGCAAAAGAAGTAAATGTCCGTGACTTCATCTTGAATAACTTCACACTTTACGAAGGAAATGATAGTTTTCTCGCTGGTGCAACCGAGGCGACAGATAAGCTTTGGAAGCAGGTTATGGAACTAACCTCACAGGAAAGGGAAAACGGCGGTGTTCTTGATATGGATACCGAAACAGTTTCCACCATTACCTCACATGGACCTGGATATTTGAACGAAGACCTCGAAAAGGTTGTCGGCTTCCAGACAGATAAACCATTCAACCGCTCCATGCAACCGTTCGGCGGGATCCGGATGGCAAAAGCAGCTTGCGAAGCGTATGGATATAAACTAAATGAAGAAGTTGAGCGGATTTTCACTGACTTCCGAAAAACACATAACCAGGGAGTATTTGATGCTTACACAGATGAAATGCTTCTGGCCCGAAAAGCCGGCATCATCACAGGATTGCCTGATGCTTACGGCCGCGGAAGGATCATCGGCGATTACCGCCGGGTAGCATTGTACGGGGTCGACTTTCTTATTGAAGAGAAGAAAAAAGACTACAAGTCAACAACCGGCGTTATGACGGAAAACAATATCCGCCACAGGGAGGAACTCGCCGAACAAATACGCGCCCTTGGCGAACTGAAGGACCTGGCGAAAAGCTATGGATATGATATCTCCTTACCAGCTGCCAATGCCACAGAGGCTTTCCAATGGGTATATTTCGGATACCTTGCGGCTATCAAGGAGCAAAACGGGGCCGCAATGAGCCTTGGCCGTGTATCCACTTTCCTAGATATTTATATGGAACGCGACCTGAAGAACGGGACTCTTACAGAAGCTGAGGCACAGGAGCTCGTCGATCACTTTGTCATGAAGCTCCGACTCGTCAAGTTCGCCCGTACTCCGGACTATAATGAGCTGTTCAGCGGCGACCCTACCTGGGTAACTGAATCGATCGGCGGTATTGCATTGGACGGACGCCCGCTTGTAACGAAAAACTCGTTCCGCTTCCTGCATACACTAGACAATCTAGGTCCTGCACCGGAACCAAACCTGACAGTCCTTTGGTCGACTAAGCTTCCTGAGAATTTCAAAAAATATTGCGCGAAAATGTCCATTCAAACTAGCTCAATTCAATATGAAAATGACGACATCATGCGGCCGGAATGGGGCGACGACTATGGAATCGCCTGCTGTGTTTCCGCAATGGCAATCGGGAAACAAATGCAGTTCTTCGGTGCCCGTTCCAATCTTGCCAAGGCCCTCCTCTATGCCATCAATGGTGGAGTGGACGAGAAACTGAAAATCCAGGTTGGCCCTCAATATGCGCCAATCACTACCGATACCCTGGACTACAATGAAGTGATGAAGAAATTCGATAACATGATGGAATGGCTTGCCGGGCTCTATATCAATACTTTGAATGTCATCCACTATATGCATGACAAGTACAGCTACGAGAGGATTGAAATGGCGCTCCATGATTCTGAAATCCTCCGTACGATGGCAACAGGGATAGCCGGGTTAAGTGTTGTGGCCGACTCCTTAAGCGCAATCAAGTATGCGGAAGTAAAGGTTCTCCGTGATGAAAATGGATTGGCCACCGATTTTGAAGTGAACGGCGATTTCCCTAAATACGGAAACAACGATGATCGGGTCGATAGCATTGCTGTTGAAATCGTCAAAACCTTCATGCAAAAACTTAAAAAACATCAAACATACAGGGATTCCATGACTACGATGTCTGTCCTGACAATTACATCCAATGTGGTTTATGGCAAAAAGACGGGCAATACGCCAGACGGGCGCAGGACTGGCGAGCCTTTCGCACCTGGCGCCAACCCAATGCATGGCCGGGACACGAAAGGAACGCTTGCATCCCTTTCATCCGTGGCGAAACTTCCTTATGAGTATTCACTGGACGGAATTTCAAATACTTTCTCCATAGTTCCTAAAGCACTTGGAAAAGAAGAGGAAAGCCGTATCCTCAACCTGGTTTCCATACTTGATGGCTATGCGATCAAGGAAGGCCACCATCTGAACGTCAACGTTTTCAACCGGGAAACTTTGATGGATGCGATGGAACATCCTGAGCTATATCCACAATTGACCATCAGGGTTTCTGGTTATGCTGTAAACTTTATCAAGCTGACAAGGGAACAGCAAATGGATGTCATTAACCGCACGTTCCACGAATCATTATAA
- the pflA gene encoding pyruvate formate-lyase-activating protein, whose translation MNGNIHSIETFGTVDGPGIRYVIFTQGCLLRCQFCHNADTWEIGSGKQMAVDEIMDDLRSYLPFIESSGGGITVSGGEPLLQVPFLLELFKECKKAGIHTAIDSSGGCFSSAAHFLAQLDELMEYTDLVLLDIKHIDRKKHIGLTGMANDHILEFAKYLSNRNVPIWLRHVLVPGITDDADDLLRMGEFIGTLKNVHKVEILPYHKLGVYKWEALGLEYPLKDIEPPSEEKAQEAYEYITKQWQPSAG comes from the coding sequence ATGAACGGAAACATACATTCAATTGAAACATTCGGCACAGTAGACGGACCTGGTATCCGCTATGTCATTTTTACACAGGGCTGCCTCCTCCGCTGCCAATTTTGCCATAACGCTGATACGTGGGAAATAGGCTCCGGAAAGCAAATGGCGGTGGACGAAATCATGGATGACCTCCGTTCATACCTTCCTTTTATTGAATCGTCTGGCGGGGGAATCACGGTAAGCGGCGGAGAGCCGCTCCTGCAGGTCCCCTTCCTCCTTGAACTGTTCAAGGAATGCAAAAAAGCCGGGATCCACACGGCCATCGACTCTTCGGGAGGATGCTTTTCCAGTGCGGCCCACTTTCTGGCACAACTGGATGAACTGATGGAATATACAGACCTTGTGTTACTGGACATAAAACATATTGACAGGAAAAAGCACATCGGATTGACCGGTATGGCGAATGACCACATCCTCGAGTTTGCGAAGTATTTATCCAATCGGAATGTCCCCATCTGGCTTCGGCATGTCCTTGTACCGGGAATAACCGACGATGCGGATGACTTATTGAGGATGGGAGAATTTATCGGCACGTTAAAAAATGTCCATAAAGTTGAAATACTCCCCTACCATAAGCTTGGCGTGTACAAATGGGAAGCCTTAGGGCTTGAATACCCGTTAAAGGATATAGAACCGCCAAGTGAAGAAAAAGCACAGGAAGCCTATGAGTATATTACAAAGCAATGGCAGCCTTCCGCAGGTTAA
- a CDS encoding urease accessory protein UreH domain-containing protein gives MYQTLTDISNFLSTPFVNMLSSAEEVPLIAAFLLGIIGALAPCQLTGNISAITFYGNRSLQSPGQARHIGLFILGKIAVFSALGFAVWAAGRGFQDSLPLFFAASRKMIGPFIILLGLFLAGFFKFGVLNKFFSNISIPQRSGRWSSFLMGAAFSVSFCPTMFILFFLTLMPIVLSTPLGIVLPPVFAIGTSLPLIIFLAVAWSVGMDGTLLRKSRKIGVMVQKTAGFMLIVIGLFDTITYW, from the coding sequence ATGTATCAGACGCTTACGGACATAAGCAATTTCCTTAGCACCCCTTTTGTCAATATGCTTTCTTCAGCCGAAGAAGTGCCGTTAATTGCTGCTTTTTTGCTCGGTATCATCGGGGCTTTGGCGCCATGCCAGCTGACAGGAAATATTAGCGCCATCACTTTTTATGGAAACAGGAGCCTGCAGTCCCCCGGACAGGCTCGTCATATTGGCTTATTTATTTTAGGCAAAATTGCGGTTTTCTCAGCGCTTGGATTCGCCGTATGGGCAGCGGGCAGAGGTTTTCAAGATTCACTTCCGCTTTTCTTCGCAGCCTCCAGAAAAATGATCGGCCCATTTATCATTCTGCTTGGCCTTTTTTTAGCCGGCTTTTTCAAATTCGGAGTCTTAAATAAATTTTTTTCTAACATTTCTATTCCTCAAAGGTCCGGCAGATGGAGTTCTTTTTTAATGGGTGCGGCTTTTTCAGTTTCTTTTTGTCCAACTATGTTTATATTATTTTTCCTAACGTTGATGCCAATTGTATTAAGTACTCCTTTAGGGATAGTCCTCCCTCCTGTTTTTGCAATCGGAACTTCCCTTCCATTGATTATTTTCCTGGCTGTAGCCTGGTCGGTAGGGATGGATGGCACTCTTCTTCGGAAGAGCAGGAAAATCGGGGTAATGGTACAAAAAACCGCAGGATTCATGTTAATCGTCATTGGGCTTTTCGATACCATCACATACTGGTGA
- a CDS encoding biotin transporter BioY → MSNEQLKLRRMILAALFAAITGILAQMTIPLPLVPITGQTLAIGLAATILGARYGTLSILLYLALGAVGVPVFAEMKSGVSVLFGPTGGYLVGFIPTAFIIGWYLEKTSFTFKQAMIANTIGMIVTLTIGTAWLKVSAGLPWTGALKGGFYPFIPVGIIKAALAASIGIGVRKRLVSANLLGSITTGIKQNF, encoded by the coding sequence ATGTCAAACGAACAATTAAAATTAAGACGAATGATTTTAGCTGCTTTATTTGCAGCTATTACGGGAATTCTGGCGCAAATGACGATTCCACTTCCACTTGTCCCGATTACCGGCCAGACATTGGCAATCGGTTTGGCCGCGACCATTCTGGGAGCGCGTTATGGAACTCTTTCGATTTTGCTATATTTGGCGTTAGGCGCTGTTGGAGTTCCTGTATTTGCAGAAATGAAATCAGGTGTTTCCGTTCTGTTCGGGCCTACCGGAGGGTACCTCGTAGGCTTTATACCTACTGCTTTTATTATTGGTTGGTATCTTGAAAAGACTTCCTTTACTTTCAAGCAAGCCATGATTGCCAATACAATCGGCATGATCGTTACCCTCACAATCGGAACCGCATGGTTGAAGGTGTCAGCAGGACTGCCATGGACAGGAGCACTGAAAGGCGGATTTTACCCGTTTATTCCAGTGGGGATAATTAAAGCTGCCCTTGCCGCGTCAATAGGCATCGGGGTTCGAAAGAGGCTGGTTTCGGCAAACTTGCTAGGCTCAATTACAACAGGCATCAAACAAAATTTTTAA
- the yidC gene encoding membrane protein insertase YidC, whose product MKGKKNLFIITGILLSLVFTLTGCSGANGDKGIFSTFFVHPFSTAIHYLGEFFGGNFGLAIILITLIIRLALMPLMLKQYKNQLVMKSKMDGLKPEMDDLQKRIKAEKDPAKQKELQSQMFALYQKHGVNPLNMGCLPILIQMPILTGFYYAIRSSTEIASHSFLWFSLGSPDIGITLIAGVIYFLQFKVSQSSMPAQQQQQMKYMGLLSPVMIVMFSLKAPAALPLYWTIGGTFLIFQTLISRRLYQSGKAVETVSAGN is encoded by the coding sequence ATGAAAGGGAAAAAAAATCTATTTATTATAACTGGTATATTATTGAGTTTGGTTTTCACATTAACTGGCTGTTCTGGCGCGAATGGCGATAAAGGCATATTCAGCACATTCTTCGTCCACCCGTTCAGTACGGCGATCCATTATCTTGGGGAATTTTTCGGCGGGAATTTCGGATTGGCGATTATTCTAATCACCTTGATTATCCGGCTCGCTTTAATGCCTCTTATGTTAAAGCAATATAAAAATCAGTTAGTGATGAAAAGTAAAATGGATGGCCTGAAGCCTGAAATGGATGATTTGCAAAAAAGGATTAAAGCAGAAAAAGATCCTGCAAAACAGAAAGAGCTTCAAAGCCAGATGTTTGCCCTATATCAAAAGCATGGAGTGAACCCTTTGAATATGGGCTGTCTGCCCATATTGATCCAGATGCCGATCCTGACGGGTTTTTACTATGCTATAAGAAGTTCGACCGAAATTGCTTCGCATAGTTTTCTATGGTTCAGCCTTGGCAGCCCTGATATCGGGATTACCCTCATTGCAGGCGTAATTTATTTTCTGCAATTCAAGGTCTCACAATCGAGCATGCCCGCCCAGCAACAGCAGCAAATGAAATACATGGGACTTCTATCTCCCGTTATGATTGTGATGTTTTCTTTAAAAGCTCCCGCGGCTCTTCCGCTTTATTGGACAATTGGCGGTACCTTCCTAATATTTCAAACATTGATCAGCAGAAGGCTTTATCAATCCGGTAAAGCCGTTGAAACAGTTTCTGCTGGCAATTGA
- a CDS encoding amino acid ABC transporter permease: protein MSEFSAFVLTYLPFLLQGALVTIEIAAIGIIAGSVLGIFIGLGRVSKNKFASRTSSFYVWVIRGTPLLLQLFVIHFAIPSMFSALTMPPFVSACIALSLNAGAYIAEIARGAIQSIDKGQMEAAWALGINNRQAMWRIILPQAFRRMLPPLGNEFIALIKESSLVSTIALYDLLRTGQQIISSTYRYMEIFILVGAIYLLLTTLMTSLVGKIEKKVSVFE from the coding sequence ATGAGTGAATTTTCAGCTTTTGTGCTTACTTATCTTCCCTTCTTATTGCAAGGGGCACTCGTAACAATAGAAATAGCAGCTATCGGAATCATTGCGGGCAGTGTGCTTGGCATATTTATTGGGTTAGGACGGGTATCTAAAAATAAGTTTGCCTCTAGAACCAGCAGTTTTTATGTTTGGGTTATCCGTGGAACTCCGCTATTATTGCAGTTATTTGTCATCCATTTTGCCATTCCTTCCATGTTTAGCGCTTTAACGATGCCTCCCTTTGTATCTGCCTGTATTGCATTATCTTTGAATGCGGGGGCTTATATCGCTGAAATTGCAAGGGGAGCAATCCAGTCAATAGACAAAGGACAGATGGAAGCGGCTTGGGCTCTGGGCATAAACAACAGGCAGGCTATGTGGCGTATAATTCTCCCTCAAGCCTTCCGGCGGATGCTCCCGCCCTTAGGCAATGAATTTATCGCTCTAATAAAAGAATCTTCCCTTGTTTCAACAATCGCTCTTTATGATTTGTTAAGGACTGGCCAGCAAATAATAAGCAGTACCTATCGTTACATGGAAATCTTCATCTTAGTAGGGGCCATTTATTTACTGTTGACAACCCTAATGACATCTTTGGTAGGGAAAATCGAGAAAAAAGTAAGTGTTTTTGAATAG